One window from the genome of Amphiprion ocellaris isolate individual 3 ecotype Okinawa chromosome 23, ASM2253959v1, whole genome shotgun sequence encodes:
- the LOC111587491 gene encoding eukaryotic initiation factor 4A-I, protein MSAEYDNRDNGPEGMEPDGIIESNWNQIVDSFDEMNLREALLRGIYAYGFEKPSAIQQRAIIPCIKGYDVIAQAQSGTGKTATFAISILQQIDVDLKGTQALVLAPTRELAQQIQKVVLALGDYMGAGCYACIGGTNIRSEVQKLQAEAPHIVVGTPGRVFDMLTRKNLSSKYIKMFVLDEADEMLSRGFKDQIYEIFQKLASSTQVVLLSATMPADVLEVTKKFMREPVRILVKKEELTLEGIRQFYINVEKEEWKLDTLCDLYETLTITQAVIFINTRRKVDWLTEKMHARDFTVSALHGDMDQKERDLIMREFRSGSSRVLITTDLLARGIDVQQVSLVINYDLPTNRENYIHRIGRGGRFGRKGVAINMVTEDDKRTLRDIETFYNTTIEEMPMNVADLI, encoded by the exons ATGTCGGCTGAATATGATAATAG AGACAATGGCCCAGAGGGCATGGAGCCAGATGGGATCATTGAG AGCAACTGGAACCAGATCGTGGACAGTTTTGATGAAATGAACCTGCGTGAGGCACTGCTCAGGGGAATTTACGCTTATGGTTTTGAGAAGCCTTCTGCTATCCAGCAAAGAGCCATTATCCCTTGTATCAAGG gttATGATGTGATCGCTCAGGCTCAGTCTGGAACTGGGAAGACTGCCACCTTTGCCATTTCCATCCTCCAGCAGATTGATGTAGACCTGAAAGGCACTCAGGCTCTGGTCCTTGCTCCAACTAGGGAGCTGGCACAGCAG ATCCAGAAGGTGGTGCTGGCCCTTGGTGACTACATGGGAGCCGGTTGCTATGCCTGTATCGGAGGGACCAACATCCGTAGTGAGGTCCAGAAGCTGCAGGCTGAAGCCCCCCACATTGTGGTGGGAACCCCTGGCCGTGTCTTTGACATGTTAACTCGCAAAAACCTCT CTTCTAAGTACATCAAAATGTTCGTGCTGGATGAGGCTGATGAGATGCTTAGTCGAGGATTCAAGGACCAGATCTACGAGATCTTCCAGAAACTAGCAAGCAGCACACAG GTTGTCCTACTGTCAGCCACCATGCCAGCCGACGTTTTGGAGGTCACAAAGAAATTTATGCGTGAACCTGTCCGAATCCTTGTAAAGAAGGAGGAGCTGACCCTTGAAGGCATCCGCCAGTTCTACATCAATGTGGAAAAAGAG GAATGGAAGCTGGACACGTTGTGTGACCTGTACGAAACCCTTACCATCACACAAGCTGTCATCTTCATCAATACGAGGAGGAAAGTAGACTGGCTTACTGAGAAGATGCACGCCAGAGACTTCACTGTTTCTGCTCTG CATGGTGACATGGACCAGAAAGAAAGAGACTTGATCATGAGGGAGTTCCGCTCTGGCTCCAGTCGGGTCCTTATTACCACTGACCTGCTG GCCAGGGGTATTGATGTTCAGCAGGTGTCCCTAGTCATCAACTACGACCTGCCGACCAATAGGGAAAACTACATCCACAG GATTGGTCGGGGTGGTCGTTTTGGAAGAAAGGGAGTAGCCATTAACATGGTGACTGAAGATGACAAGCGAACCCTGAGGGACATTGAGACATTCTACAACACCACCATTGAGGAGATGCCTATGAATGTGGCTGATCTGATCTAG